The Equus caballus isolate H_3958 breed thoroughbred chromosome 12, TB-T2T, whole genome shotgun sequence genome contains a region encoding:
- the FGF4 gene encoding fibroblast growth factor 4, with protein MAGPGAAAAALLPAVLLALLAPWAGRGGAAAPTAPNGTLEAELERRWESLVARSLARLPVAAQPKEAAVQSGAGDYLLGIKRLRRLYCNVGIGFHLQVLPDGRIGGVHADTSDSLLELSPVERGVVSIFGVASRFFVAMSSKGKLYGSPFFTDECKFKETLLANNYNAYECHQHPGMFIALSKNGKPKKGNRVSPTMKVTHFLPRL; from the exons ATGGCGgggcccggggcggccgcggcggcgcTGCTCCCGGCGGTCCTGCTGGCCCTGCTGGCGCCCTGGGCCGGCCGAGGGGGCGCCGCCGCGCCCACCGCACCCAACGGCACGCTGGAGGCCGAGCTGGAGCGCCGCTGGGAGAGCCTGGTGGCGCGCTCGCTGGCGCGCCTGCCCGTGGCCGCGCAGCCCAAGGAGGCGGCCGTCCAGAGCGGCGCCGGGGACTACCTGCTGGGCATCAAGCGGCTGCGGCGGCTCTATTGCAATGTGGGCATCGGCTTCCACCTCCAGGTGCTCCCCGACGGCCGCATCGGGGGCGTGCACGCGGACACGAGCGACA gcctgcTGGAGCTCTCGCCGGTGGAGCGGGGCGTGGTGAGCATCTTCGGCGTGGCCAGCAGGTTCTTCGTGGCCATGAGCAGCAAGGGCAAGCTGTACGGCTCG CCTTTCTTCACCGACGAGTGCAAGTTCAAGGAGACTCTCCTCGCCAACAACTACAATGCCTATGAGTGCCACCAGCACCCCGGCATGTTCATCGCCCTGAGCAAGAACGGGAAGCCCAAGAAGGGGAACCGAGTGTCACCCACCATGAAGGTCACCCACTTCCTCCCCAGGCTGTGA